CCATCCTATGGACAGGCGCCGCGCCGCTGTTCCTTACGACCTGCGAGATGATGAGATGAGCGTTTAACATGATTGACCGGCGATCCGTTTCGCCCGGCCGCCTGTCATGACGGGGGGGATCGCAAGCCGGTCGGGCTTGCATTTTGAGACGACTGGTCATATTGTCGGCCCATGAGCCGCCGTGACGTCAAAGAAATCCGTGAGAAGCTGCTGGACGAAGGCGTCCTGCTGCTGATGGAGCAAGGCTACCATGGGACCGGGCTGCAGGAGCTCGTGCAGAAAGTCGGCGTGCCCAAGGGGTCGTTTTACAATTACTTCCCGAGCAAGGAAGAATTCAGCGCCGAGGTTGTCCGGCACTATATCGATCCCTTCATCCGCCAGCTCGACGCGCATCTGTCCCGCGCGGACGTCGCCGCCGACGTCGCGCTGCGGAACTATTTCGACGAGCTCATCGTCGAGACCGAGCGCAAGGATTTCAAGGGCGGTTGTCTGCTCGGCAATCTCATCGGCGAGATTGGCGACACGAGCGAATTGTGCCAGACCTCGCTGCGCACGGCGGTCGGCCGCTATCGCGAAAAGCTGCGCGAAGGCCTTGCGCGCGGCCAGCGCGAAGGAAGCTTCCGCACGGACATCGACGCGAAGGACATGGCGGACTTTCTGGTCAATGTCTGGCAGGGAGCGCTGCTGCGCATGAAGATCGAGCGTTCCGTGCGCCCGCTCACGCAAGTCTGCGACATGCTGCTGAAAGGCTACTTCCGGGCGTGATTTTTTCGCCCGCAAGCGAGACGACCGGTCATATAGCGAACGGCGCAAGGCCGCCCTGGAGGGAAAATGAAAAAGTTCATCATCGAGCGCGATATCCCCGGCGCCGGGCGCATGTCGGCGGCCGACCTCGAGGCGGTCTCGCAGAAATCCTGCGCCGTGCTGCGCGATCTCGGAGAGCAGGCGCAATGGGTCGAAAGCTTCGTCACCGACGACAAGGTCTATTGCGTCTATCGCGCCACGGACGCCGAGATCATCCGCAGACACGCCGAACTCGGCGGCTTTCCCGCCAACCGGATCAGCGAAGTCAGGGCGATGATCGGTCCAACGACCGCCGAGCCTTTGCAAGGGAGGAAATCATGACGCTCACACTCAAATCCGGCGCCGTCGTCAAACGCGCGCTTGCGCTCGGCGCGTGCGTCCTCGGCGGGCTCATCGCGCATGAGACGTCGGCCGCGCGCGCCGACGAGACCTGCAATTCGCCCTTCATGAGCGGCCTCATCAAGGGTCAGGAACACTATCTCCACGTCTGGACGCTCGGCGAGAAGGGCGTCGGCGACGAATCCGACAAGCTCGTGACGATCGACGTCATTCCCGGCTCCGCGACCTATGGAAAAGTCATTCACACGCTTTCCGTGGGCGGGCGCGGCGAAGCGCATCACATGGGCTTCACGGACGACCGCAAATATCTCTGGGCGGGCCGTCTCGACGATAGCAAGATCTTCATCTTCGACGTCGGGTCCGATCCCGCGAAGCCTGCGCTCGTGAAGACCATCGACAATCTCGCCGAAACGACGGGCTATGTCGGGCCGCATACGTTTTACGCGCTGCCGGGACGCATGCTGGTGCAGGCGCTCTCCAACAAGAAGGATCACGGCGGCGTCACCGGACTCATCACCTATAATAACGCCGGCGATCTCGTCGCGACGACGCCCATGCCGGTCGGCGACGGCGGCGACGGCTATGGCTACGACATCGCCATCAATCCCGGCCAGAACCGCATGCTCACGTCGAGCTTCACCGGCTGGACGAATTACATGATGGACGCGGCGCAATTGATGCAGGACAGCGCCGCGATGAAAAATTTCGGCG
This DNA window, taken from Methylocystis echinoides, encodes the following:
- a CDS encoding TetR family transcriptional regulator C-terminal domain-containing protein, which produces MSRRDVKEIREKLLDEGVLLLMEQGYHGTGLQELVQKVGVPKGSFYNYFPSKEEFSAEVVRHYIDPFIRQLDAHLSRADVAADVALRNYFDELIVETERKDFKGGCLLGNLIGEIGDTSELCQTSLRTAVGRYREKLREGLARGQREGSFRTDIDAKDMADFLVNVWQGALLRMKIERSVRPLTQVCDMLLKGYFRA
- a CDS encoding DUF4242 domain-containing protein, which gives rise to MKKFIIERDIPGAGRMSAADLEAVSQKSCAVLRDLGEQAQWVESFVTDDKVYCVYRATDAEIIRRHAELGGFPANRISEVRAMIGPTTAEPLQGRKS
- a CDS encoding selenium-binding protein SBP56-related protein; its protein translation is MTLTLKSGAVVKRALALGACVLGGLIAHETSAARADETCNSPFMSGLIKGQEHYLHVWTLGEKGVGDESDKLVTIDVIPGSATYGKVIHTLSVGGRGEAHHMGFTDDRKYLWAGRLDDSKIFIFDVGSDPAKPALVKTIDNLAETTGYVGPHTFYALPGRMLVQALSNKKDHGGVTGLITYNNAGDLVATTPMPVGDGGDGYGYDIAINPGQNRMLTSSFTGWTNYMMDAAQLMQDSAAMKNFGGTMVLWDLKAMTPVKIFSVPGAPLEIRWALKPGANWAITASALTSKLYLIREDGDGQWRAKPVADVGDASKIPLPVDISISADASSLWVNTFMDGTARLFDLSDPEAPKQVYAKKIGAQVNMVSQSWDGKRVYFTSSLLANWDKKGADNEQFLKGYSWDGKELKEAFVVDFHKEGLGRAHHMKFTARAQKAELP